A window from Bos mutus isolate GX-2022 chromosome 1, NWIPB_WYAK_1.1, whole genome shotgun sequence encodes these proteins:
- the LOC102271464 gene encoding olfactory receptor 5H8: METKNATELTEFILTGLTHQPEWQIPLFLLFLMIYLITIMGNLGLIALIYNDPHLHIPMYLFLGSLAFVDAWVSSTVTPKMLVNFLGKSKMTSLSECRAQFFSFVISVTTECFLLSTMAYDRYVAICKPLLYPVIMTDRLCMQLVGLSFLGGLIHSTIHTGLLFRVTFCNSNIIHHFYCDIMPLIKISCTDPSVNILMVFIFSCSIQVFTILIVLISYSLILFTILKKKSIQGIRKAFSTCGAHLLSVSLYYGPLLFMYVHPGSEQADDQDMIDSLFYTVIIPFLNPIIYSLRNKKVIDSLTKVLKRYS; this comes from the exons atggaaacaaaaaatgCAACAGAGCTGACAGAGTTCATTCTCACAGGTCTCACACATCAACCAGAGTGGCAAATCCCCCTGTTCCTTCTGTTCTTGATGATATATCTCATCACCATCATGGGGAACCTTGGTCTGATTGCTCTCATCTACAATGACCCTCACCTTCAC ATCCCCATGTACTTATTCCTTGGGAGTTTAGCATTTGTGGATGCCTGGGTATCATCTACAGTGACCCCCAAAATGCTGGTCAACTTCCTGGGCAAGAGTAAGATGACCTCTCTCTCTGAATGCAGGGCAcaattcttttcctttgtcaTCAGTGTAACCACAGAATGTTTTCTTCTGTCAACAATGGCATATGATCGCTATGTAGCTATTTGCAAACCATTACTTTATCCAGTGATTATGACCGATAGACTATGCATGCAACTAGTAGGCTTATCATTTTTAGGTGGCCTTATACATTCCACAATTCACACAGGTTTGTTATTCAGAGTAACGTTTTGTAACTCTAATATAATACATCACTTTTATTGTGACATTATGCCACTGATTAAAATTTCTTGTACTGATCCTTCTGTTAATATTCTGATGGTATTCATTTTCTCTTGTTCAATTCAGGTGTTTACCATTCTCATTGTTCTTATCTCTTACTCACTTATTCtctttacaatattaaaaaagaagtctaTACAAGGAATAAGgaaggccttctccacctgtggagCCCaccttctgtctgtctctttatACTATGGGCCTCTTCTCTTCATGTATGTGCACCCTGGATCTGAACAAGCAGATGATCAAGATATGATAGACTCTCTATTTTACACTGTCATAATTCCTTTCTTAAATCCAATTATCTACAGcctgagaaataagaaagtcatAGATTCACTGACAAAAGTGTTAAAGAGATATTCTTAG
- the LOC102270898 gene encoding olfactory receptor 5H8, protein METKNATELTEFVLTGLTYEPVWQVPLFLLFLLIYLITIMGNLGLIALIWNDPHLQIPMYLFLGNLALVDIWLSSTVTPKMLVNIINQNKRISLSECMVQFFSFVVSATTECFLLAMMSYDRYLAICNPLLYPAIMTHRQCMGMLVSSFVGGLFHALIHTGFLFRLTFCNDNIIHHFYCDIMPLFKISCTDPSINVLMIFIFSGSIQVFTILIVLISYTLVLFTILKKKSAQGIRKAFSTCGAHLLSVSLYYGPLLFMYVRPGSTQADDQDMMDSLFYTVIIPFLNPIIYSLRNKKVIYSLLKILKRNI, encoded by the coding sequence atggaaacaaaaaatgCAACAGAGCTGACAGAGTTTGTTCTCACAGGACTTACGTATGAACCAGTATGGCAAGTCCCCCTGTTCCTGCTGTTCTTGCTGATATACCTCATCACTATCATGGGAAACCTTGGTCTGATTGCTCTCATCTGGAATGACCCTCATCTTCAAATTCCCATGTACTTATTCCTAGGGAATTTGGCCTTAGTGGATATTTGGTTATCCTCCACAGTGACTCCCAAGATGCTGGTCAACATTATCAACCAGAATAAGAGGATATCTCTCTCTGAATGCATGGTGCAATTTTTTTCGTTTGTAGTTAGTGCGACTACGGAATGTTTTCTGCTGGCGATGATGTCGTATGATCGTTATCTAGCCATATGCAACCCACTACTTTATCCAGCGATTATGACTCATAGACAATGCATGGGAATGTTAGTTTCATCATTTGTTGGTGGCCTTTTTCATGCCTTAATTCATACGGGCTTTTTATTCAGATTAACCTTTTGTAATGACAACATAATACATCACTTTTATTGTGACATCATGCCCTTGTTTAAAATTTCTTGCACTGACCCTTCTATTAACGTTCtgatgatatttattttctctggttCAATACAGGTGTTCACCATTCTTATTGTTCTTATCTCTTATACACTAGTTctcttcacaattttaaaaaagaagtctgcACAAGGCATAAGGAAGGCCTTCTCCACTTGTGGGGCCCACCTTCTATCTGTCTCTTTATACTATGGCCCTCTTCTTTTTATGTATGTGCGCCCTGGATCCACACAAGCAGATGATCAGGATATGATGGACTCTCTGTTTTACACTGTCATAATTCCTTTCCTAAATCCCATTATCTACAGcctgagaaataaaaaagtcatatATTCActgctaaaaatattaaaaagaaacatttag